A stretch of the Agromyces larvae genome encodes the following:
- a CDS encoding GIY-YIG nuclease family protein, whose protein sequence is MALTLGPILLDAGIDPTQALVIRHTYVREHEDSGLPGIHPDSSDAEILEYTRNQSANTQRFPAVPPRLWVVFIREGGDQARLWSVVENRGEISHDGIRRVFDVVESEHLADLRNRLVIGWRSPRTWRMNATTAASYPVVGIADAEPIPFPGFDRLVLGHAQLQAVMREHRYASWRTALASVVGIYLITDTRDGRQYVGKADGAENIRQRWSAYATNGHGGNVELRNLEPTSFRFSLLRVFDPATPTRDIDAAERHFKDALDTRRHGLNRN, encoded by the coding sequence ATGGCCCTGACCCTCGGCCCCATCCTGCTCGATGCAGGCATCGATCCCACCCAGGCGCTCGTGATCCGCCACACCTACGTGCGGGAGCACGAAGACAGCGGCCTGCCGGGTATCCACCCCGACTCCAGTGATGCGGAGATCCTCGAGTACACGCGGAACCAGTCCGCGAACACGCAGCGGTTCCCGGCTGTACCACCTCGTCTGTGGGTCGTGTTCATCCGGGAAGGCGGCGACCAGGCGCGACTGTGGTCGGTCGTGGAGAACCGGGGCGAGATCTCGCATGACGGCATCCGACGGGTCTTCGACGTCGTCGAGTCGGAGCACCTGGCCGATCTGCGGAATCGTCTCGTGATCGGCTGGCGGTCGCCGCGCACCTGGCGGATGAACGCCACCACCGCCGCGAGCTACCCGGTCGTCGGGATCGCGGACGCCGAGCCGATCCCGTTCCCCGGCTTCGACCGCCTCGTCCTGGGCCACGCACAGCTGCAGGCCGTGATGCGCGAGCATCGGTACGCATCGTGGCGGACCGCACTCGCGTCGGTCGTGGGCATCTACCTCATCACCGACACCCGCGACGGGCGTCAGTACGTCGGCAAGGCGGACGGCGCCGAGAACATCCGTCAGCGGTGGAGCGCGTATGCGACGAACGGGCACGGCGGCAACGTCGAGCTGCGGAACCTCGAGCCGACGAGCTTCCGGTTCTCACTGCTGCGCGTCTTCGATCCGGCCACGCCGACCCGGGACATCGACGCCGCTGAACGCCACTTCAAGGACGCCCTCGACACCCGCCGTCACGGACTGAATCGCAACTAG
- a CDS encoding DUF1348 family protein: MTKPPVPPFTRDSAIEKVRLAEDAWNTRDPERVALAYTQDSRWRNRSTFLQGRAQIVDFLRAKWEREHEYRLIKELWAHGSDRIAVRFAYEWRSAAGQWFRAYGNENWRFDDEGLMAERHASINDVAIDESERRFFWDRSAPRPAEHPGLSELGL; encoded by the coding sequence ATGACCAAACCGCCCGTCCCGCCGTTCACCCGCGATTCCGCGATCGAGAAGGTTCGTCTCGCCGAGGACGCGTGGAACACCCGCGACCCCGAACGGGTCGCCCTCGCGTACACGCAGGACAGCCGGTGGCGCAACCGGTCCACCTTTCTGCAGGGGCGCGCGCAGATCGTCGACTTCCTCCGCGCCAAGTGGGAGCGCGAGCACGAGTATCGGCTGATCAAAGAACTGTGGGCGCACGGCTCCGACCGGATCGCCGTGCGGTTCGCCTACGAATGGCGCTCCGCGGCAGGGCAGTGGTTCCGTGCCTACGGCAACGAGAACTGGCGCTTCGACGACGAGGGACTGATGGCCGAGCGGCACGCCAGCATCAACGACGTCGCCATCGACGAATCCGAGCGCAGGTTCTTCTGGGACCGATCCGCGCCTCGCCCCGCCGAGCATCCCGGCCTCAGCGAACTGGGGCTGTGA
- a CDS encoding flavin reductase family protein — protein MADDLVADFKTAFRTHPAGIALVTAATATGPVGLTASSVASVALDPTSLVFSVTRATGTAGALLGAPSLVVHFLGIQHEELARSFATSGGPRFTADQPWLRLPTGEPYLPDARAALRAIPTHMLPVGSSTLVVAEVVEVRLGPPAPALVWHDLGFHAVGGDAAGPAAPTQPG, from the coding sequence ATGGCCGATGACCTCGTCGCCGACTTCAAGACGGCGTTCCGCACCCATCCCGCGGGCATCGCCCTCGTGACGGCGGCGACCGCGACCGGTCCGGTGGGGCTCACGGCCTCGAGTGTGGCATCCGTCGCGCTCGACCCGACGTCGCTGGTGTTCTCGGTGACGCGCGCGACCGGCACGGCCGGTGCGCTGCTGGGCGCCCCCTCGCTGGTGGTGCACTTCCTCGGCATCCAGCACGAGGAGCTCGCCCGGTCGTTCGCCACGTCGGGCGGGCCCCGGTTCACCGCCGATCAACCCTGGCTGCGCCTGCCGACCGGTGAGCCGTACCTGCCCGACGCGCGCGCCGCGCTGCGCGCGATCCCCACGCACATGCTGCCGGTCGGCAGCTCGACGCTCGTCGTCGCCGAGGTCGTCGAGGTGCGGCTCGGTCCGCCCGCGCCGGCGCTCGTCTGGCACGATCTGGGCTTCCACGCCGTCGGCGGAGACGCGGCCGGCCCGGCCGCGCCGACGCAGCCGGGCTGA
- a CDS encoding DUF2207 domain-containing protein — protein sequence MSPRHPNDEVPARVPTDGIDDLDDLDAADAESAPPDAIPDERPRHTPLWALLSRWLVRLEAWLRSHGGTPLRIGIRVFWGFVAATGVVLLIGQVINPPLTIEDITSSASTATEDWIAREFAADYEITRDDDGTLRASVEERISAHFPDDVDLTGIRRVLATEYQGHALEPAAITASLDGRPVEVDESASATRLTLTLDAGERLDGDHEFVLRYELRDLAYEAVDAATGQRVDLLEWDVFGPSWPQAFSGLDVSVTLPEDIDDRLIRQPRGSLAWTPLLVAGEWLHPEDDSPAGTMRYRLTNDQNIPPHANAWFTMSFEHGTFTMPGPSPIFIVQSFGPLIPLAFLALVLLLALAARAVAWGDAHGRPWIVPRHEPPAAPPAAAAHVLGAPLAVGLADALAAIPRRGPGSAWIDQRLEAARAARRTGRFGDLPHALARYWSAGARRAQIDQGWRRVPRGFVRDLFLAAPPALVLVQWGVVRQLSHQAKVAVVWWPTAFVIVSTVIAAIIVWIAWTTRPLTRRGALLKQHLLGIGLFAERTRLLDRGPSRDPVLPYAVLVPPAREAGRRVTAMLDAEFEGTADARERMRSWRTPAYLTWTRLLVIGASVVLVPAAIVMATTVPNPYERGLTYRAYDGEVPGSLWVEAESAELTAELARTADGRAEIRVTQRMSVVFDDSSSRVPQLADQWRNVVDGQQLDVRVDSVRIDGDAVPFVTEQDRDTLLMRTTMADALSGTFDVDVEYTIASAAVATVNRDGDVVERVRWVALMDGWESAQLFPTRVHPIEPLRIEFRLSDELAELATAAGWITRDTRTGEHPRDWAEAIVPFGSLADEVDPTQDAGTAESADVTDGVRSYALDLHDSDSGYPFVLTVGDLGVAFDFPQATFVGPSDEARRAAATRESLPFATNLTIALLAIVVAGAGILGRKRPWATRPGPRRDLVRWFAPAAALASTILFFWLCGDMVPDHPVLPALGYPTLGAVVLAVWALIATRRRRKAKR from the coding sequence GTGAGTCCCCGCCACCCGAACGACGAGGTTCCCGCGCGCGTCCCCACAGACGGCATCGACGACCTCGACGACCTCGACGCTGCCGACGCCGAATCGGCGCCGCCCGACGCGATTCCCGACGAGCGCCCTCGGCACACGCCGCTCTGGGCGCTGCTCTCGCGATGGCTGGTGCGCCTCGAAGCATGGCTGCGCTCGCACGGCGGCACGCCCCTGCGCATCGGGATCCGCGTCTTCTGGGGCTTCGTCGCGGCGACCGGCGTCGTGCTGCTCATCGGGCAGGTGATCAACCCGCCGCTGACCATCGAGGACATCACCTCGTCGGCGTCGACCGCCACCGAGGACTGGATCGCCCGCGAATTCGCAGCGGACTACGAGATCACGCGTGACGACGACGGCACGCTCCGCGCCTCGGTCGAGGAGCGGATCAGCGCCCACTTCCCCGACGACGTCGATCTGACCGGCATCCGTCGGGTGCTCGCCACCGAGTACCAGGGGCACGCACTCGAACCGGCGGCGATCACGGCGAGCCTCGACGGCCGCCCCGTCGAGGTCGACGAGTCGGCGAGCGCGACCCGGCTCACCCTGACCCTCGATGCCGGCGAACGGCTCGACGGCGATCACGAGTTCGTGCTGCGATACGAACTGCGCGACCTGGCGTACGAGGCCGTCGACGCGGCGACGGGCCAACGCGTCGACCTCCTCGAGTGGGACGTGTTCGGTCCGTCCTGGCCGCAGGCGTTCTCGGGACTCGACGTGAGCGTGACCTTGCCCGAGGACATCGACGACCGGCTGATCCGCCAGCCGCGGGGAAGCCTCGCCTGGACGCCGCTGCTCGTCGCGGGCGAATGGCTGCACCCCGAGGACGACAGCCCGGCCGGCACGATGCGGTACCGGCTGACCAACGACCAGAACATCCCGCCGCATGCGAACGCCTGGTTCACGATGTCGTTCGAGCACGGCACCTTCACGATGCCCGGACCGTCGCCGATCTTCATCGTGCAGTCGTTCGGTCCGCTGATTCCGCTCGCGTTCCTCGCCCTCGTGCTGCTGCTCGCCCTCGCGGCGCGCGCGGTCGCGTGGGGCGACGCCCACGGGCGGCCGTGGATCGTGCCGCGACACGAACCGCCCGCTGCGCCGCCGGCTGCGGCGGCACACGTGCTCGGCGCCCCGCTGGCGGTCGGCCTCGCCGACGCGCTCGCGGCGATCCCGCGGCGCGGGCCCGGATCCGCGTGGATCGACCAGCGCCTCGAGGCCGCGCGTGCGGCGCGACGCACCGGGCGCTTCGGGGATCTGCCGCATGCGCTCGCCCGCTACTGGTCGGCGGGCGCGCGGCGCGCCCAGATCGACCAGGGGTGGCGACGGGTGCCGCGCGGCTTCGTTCGCGATCTGTTCCTCGCGGCACCGCCGGCGCTCGTCCTCGTGCAGTGGGGCGTCGTGCGCCAGCTCTCCCATCAGGCGAAGGTCGCGGTCGTCTGGTGGCCGACCGCCTTCGTGATCGTCTCGACGGTGATCGCCGCGATCATCGTCTGGATCGCGTGGACGACCCGCCCGCTCACCCGTCGGGGCGCCCTGCTCAAGCAGCACCTGCTCGGCATCGGCCTGTTCGCCGAGCGGACCCGGCTGCTCGACCGCGGCCCGTCGCGCGATCCTGTGCTCCCCTACGCCGTGCTCGTCCCGCCGGCGCGTGAGGCGGGCAGGCGGGTGACCGCGATGCTCGACGCCGAGTTCGAGGGCACCGCCGACGCGCGCGAGCGGATGCGCAGCTGGCGCACCCCCGCGTACCTCACGTGGACGAGACTGCTCGTGATCGGAGCATCCGTAGTGCTCGTCCCCGCCGCGATCGTGATGGCGACGACCGTGCCGAATCCCTACGAGCGCGGCCTCACGTATCGCGCCTACGACGGCGAAGTCCCCGGGTCGCTCTGGGTCGAGGCCGAGTCGGCCGAACTCACCGCCGAACTCGCCCGCACCGCCGACGGTCGCGCCGAGATCCGCGTCACCCAACGGATGAGCGTCGTCTTCGACGACTCCAGCTCGCGCGTGCCCCAGCTGGCCGATCAGTGGCGCAACGTCGTCGACGGCCAGCAGCTCGACGTGCGCGTGGATTCCGTGCGCATCGACGGCGATGCGGTGCCGTTCGTCACCGAGCAGGATCGCGACACCCTGCTCATGCGCACGACGATGGCCGATGCCCTGTCGGGCACCTTCGACGTGGACGTCGAGTACACCATCGCGTCCGCTGCGGTGGCGACCGTGAATCGCGACGGCGACGTCGTCGAGCGGGTGCGGTGGGTTGCGCTCATGGACGGCTGGGAGTCCGCGCAGCTGTTCCCGACACGGGTTCACCCGATCGAGCCGCTGCGCATCGAGTTCCGGCTGTCGGACGAACTCGCCGAGCTCGCGACCGCAGCGGGTTGGATCACCCGCGACACGCGCACGGGCGAGCATCCGCGTGATTGGGCCGAGGCGATCGTCCCGTTCGGCTCCCTCGCCGACGAAGTGGACCCCACCCAGGACGCCGGAACCGCGGAATCGGCGGATGTCACGGACGGCGTCCGCTCGTACGCCCTCGACCTGCACGACAGCGACTCCGGCTACCCGTTCGTGCTCACCGTCGGCGACCTCGGCGTCGCGTTCGACTTCCCGCAGGCGACCTTCGTCGGGCCGTCTGACGAGGCACGTCGAGCGGCGGCGACGCGCGAATCGCTCCCCTTCGCGACGAACCTGACCATCGCGTTGCTCGCGATCGTCGTGGCGGGTGCCGGAATCCTCGGTCGCAAACGGCCATGGGCCACCCGGCCCGGCCCCCGACGCGACCTGGTGCGGTGGTTCGCACCGGCGGCGGCGCTGGCCTCGACGATCCTGTTCTTCTGGCTGTGCGGCGACATGGTGCCCGACCACCCCGTGCTGCCCGCGCTCGGCTATCCGACGCTGGGCGCCGTGGTGCTCGCCGTGTGGGCGCTCATCGCGACGCGACGGCGACGCAAGGCGAAGCGATGA
- a CDS encoding TetR/AcrR family transcriptional regulator, giving the protein MTRQITERADLVLALADTFRRHGFEGASLATMSAETGLGKGSLYHFFPGGKEEMAAVVLDEVHGWFSREVHGPLTSGGDPGQQIAAMFVATARYFGSRQLVCLFGAFALGRERERFAQSIRRFFDEWIVALRGALERLGRSPDRAETIAIDVVSGIQGALVVARALQDEQVFLDALERLQATALSDA; this is encoded by the coding sequence GTGACCCGTCAGATCACCGAACGCGCGGACCTGGTGCTCGCCCTCGCCGACACCTTCCGACGGCACGGCTTCGAAGGTGCGAGCCTCGCCACGATGAGCGCCGAGACCGGGCTCGGCAAGGGCAGCCTCTACCACTTCTTCCCCGGCGGGAAAGAGGAGATGGCCGCCGTCGTGCTCGACGAGGTGCACGGCTGGTTCTCCCGGGAGGTGCACGGCCCACTGACCTCCGGCGGCGACCCCGGACAGCAGATCGCCGCCATGTTCGTCGCGACGGCACGGTACTTCGGATCCCGCCAGCTCGTCTGCCTGTTCGGCGCGTTCGCACTCGGGCGGGAACGCGAACGGTTCGCGCAGTCGATTCGACGCTTCTTCGACGAGTGGATCGTCGCGCTGCGGGGGGCGCTCGAACGCCTCGGGCGGTCGCCCGATCGTGCGGAGACGATCGCGATCGACGTCGTCTCCGGCATCCAGGGGGCCCTCGTCGTCGCCCGGGCGCTCCAGGACGAGCAGGTCTTCCTCGACGCGCTCGAGCGTCTGCAGGCGACGGCGCTGAGCGACGCCTGA
- a CDS encoding MarR family winged helix-turn-helix transcriptional regulator produces MDPMELFLLGRRLMKIAESALPDVGAGPAGNRTTLLAASEIAGNPGSTVGEIAARSGLPQSAISQAVARLVKAGSVVSEPDPADGRRTLLRQAGETSERVAEIRAISIRPALEAFTGGVDAASLDAIEGALRQLSTALRPRER; encoded by the coding sequence ATGGATCCCATGGAGCTCTTCCTTCTCGGCAGGCGTTTGATGAAGATCGCGGAGAGCGCGCTCCCGGATGTCGGTGCAGGCCCCGCCGGCAACCGCACGACGCTGCTCGCTGCCAGCGAGATCGCGGGGAACCCCGGCAGCACCGTCGGAGAGATCGCAGCGCGATCCGGACTTCCGCAGAGCGCGATCTCGCAGGCCGTCGCCCGCCTGGTGAAGGCGGGCTCCGTCGTGAGCGAGCCCGATCCGGCCGACGGTCGACGCACACTCCTGCGTCAGGCCGGCGAGACATCCGAGCGGGTGGCCGAGATCCGCGCCATCAGCATCCGCCCAGCGCTGGAGGCATTCACCGGCGGGGTAGACGCCGCGTCGCTCGACGCCATCGAGGGCGCACTTCGACAGCTGTCGACGGCGCTGCGGCCGCGCGAACGCTGA
- a CDS encoding methyltransferase family protein, with protein sequence MAGAASAARAWIGTIVFLLLAPGVVAGLIPWLITRWQWHDWGGAAWVVVPVAWLAIGVGAACLLFAFALFAVHRGTPAPVAPTETLVVTGVYRFVRNPMYLAVLAIILGQALLFGSWWLVLYAAIALAAVVAFVKGYEEPTLTRTYGEQYLEYRRNVPGGARGSRRGGRDLVRATPEPCAHRDPPHDC encoded by the coding sequence ATGGCCGGCGCAGCCTCCGCCGCACGTGCGTGGATCGGGACGATCGTCTTCCTCCTGCTCGCGCCCGGTGTGGTGGCCGGCCTCATCCCGTGGCTCATCACGCGGTGGCAGTGGCACGACTGGGGCGGTGCAGCATGGGTCGTCGTGCCGGTCGCCTGGCTCGCGATCGGCGTCGGGGCCGCCTGCCTGCTGTTCGCGTTCGCGCTGTTCGCAGTGCACCGCGGCACCCCGGCCCCGGTCGCACCGACCGAGACGCTCGTGGTGACGGGGGTCTACCGCTTCGTGCGCAATCCGATGTACCTGGCGGTGCTCGCGATCATCCTGGGTCAAGCCCTGCTGTTCGGCAGCTGGTGGCTCGTCCTCTACGCAGCGATCGCGCTCGCCGCCGTCGTCGCGTTCGTCAAGGGGTACGAGGAGCCCACCCTCACTCGCACCTACGGCGAGCAGTATCTCGAGTACCGGCGCAACGTCCCGGGAGGCGCCCGCGGCTCACGCCGTGGCGGCCGTGACCTCGTGCGGGCGACTCCCGAACCGTGCGCCCACCGCGATCCGCCTCACGACTGCTGA
- a CDS encoding alpha/beta fold hydrolase has product MTSSITEHSPVRRRATVALPGMDLYYETRGSGPLLLISESGEGDADRSSMLADRLARHFTVVTYDRRGLSRSMPLEERPVTIETHADDAVRLIDAVRDSGLGGLTEEPAVMLGCSIGAVIGLHVAVEHPDRLATLIAHEPVAPWLLPDEEAALHRAELQHCQDVFHAQGWRAALAPMAKTLGIDPSNQQTEPDAVLPALDDQRAMNFSRFLGVDFSAIAADRLDPAKLRETPVRILPAVGGLTPQAVFDRRCAERLARLRDVQLLEFPGGHNGNMTHPSAYANAVLAALGRADGTGGDGGSGCGATAGLR; this is encoded by the coding sequence ATGACTTCCTCCATCACGGAACACTCACCCGTCCGTCGTCGCGCAACTGTGGCGCTGCCTGGAATGGATCTCTATTACGAGACCCGTGGGAGCGGGCCCCTCCTGTTGATCTCGGAGAGCGGCGAGGGCGACGCGGATCGCAGTTCGATGCTCGCCGACCGGCTCGCCCGGCACTTCACGGTCGTCACGTACGACCGCCGCGGACTCTCCCGCAGCATGCCGCTGGAGGAACGGCCTGTGACGATCGAGACGCACGCCGATGACGCCGTCCGCCTGATCGATGCGGTACGCGACTCCGGCCTCGGCGGGCTGACCGAGGAACCCGCGGTCATGCTCGGCTGCAGCATCGGAGCGGTGATCGGATTGCACGTCGCGGTCGAGCATCCGGATCGGCTCGCCACGCTGATCGCGCACGAGCCAGTCGCACCGTGGCTGCTCCCAGACGAGGAGGCGGCGTTGCACCGCGCCGAGCTGCAGCACTGTCAGGACGTCTTCCACGCGCAGGGCTGGCGGGCAGCGCTCGCACCCATGGCGAAGACCCTCGGCATCGATCCCTCGAACCAGCAGACCGAGCCGGATGCCGTACTCCCGGCCTTGGATGACCAGCGGGCGATGAACTTCTCGCGCTTCCTGGGCGTCGACTTCTCGGCAATCGCCGCGGATCGTCTGGATCCGGCGAAGCTGCGCGAGACGCCGGTACGCATCCTGCCCGCGGTCGGCGGTCTGACACCTCAAGCCGTCTTCGATCGGCGCTGCGCCGAGCGTCTCGCGCGACTCCGCGACGTGCAGCTGCTCGAGTTTCCCGGCGGGCACAACGGCAACATGACCCATCCATCGGCGTATGCGAACGCTGTGCTCGCGGCCCTCGGCCGGGCGGACGGCACCGGCGGCGACGGAGGGTCCGGATGCGGCGCGACCGCCGGCCTCCGGTGA
- a CDS encoding uracil-DNA glycosylase family protein has product MRLSDPFDRLRDEIAADPANAEYTARGWRPLIAGSPESRVLVMSQAPGRRAQESGIPFNDASGARLLRWLGVDRDVFDDPAAFAIVPTDFYYPGKGPSGDLPPRRGVAQAWHPRILAELRPRLTVLVGAFAQRERLGDRRHATLTDTVRAWRDYTPEVVPIVHPSPLNVGWHQRNPWFEAELVPELQRLVALALER; this is encoded by the coding sequence ATGCGCCTCAGCGACCCGTTCGACCGGTTGCGCGACGAGATCGCCGCCGATCCCGCGAACGCCGAGTACACGGCCAGGGGATGGCGCCCGCTCATCGCCGGCTCGCCCGAGTCCCGGGTGCTCGTCATGAGCCAGGCGCCCGGACGGCGCGCACAGGAGAGCGGTATTCCGTTCAACGACGCGAGCGGCGCCCGCCTGCTGCGATGGCTCGGCGTGGACCGCGACGTCTTCGACGATCCCGCCGCGTTCGCGATCGTGCCCACGGACTTCTACTACCCGGGCAAAGGCCCCTCGGGCGATCTGCCCCCGCGCCGCGGCGTCGCGCAGGCGTGGCATCCGCGCATCCTCGCCGAACTGCGGCCCCGCCTGACCGTGCTCGTGGGCGCCTTCGCCCAGCGCGAGCGCCTCGGCGACCGACGGCACGCGACCCTCACCGACACGGTGCGCGCCTGGCGCGACTACACGCCGGAGGTCGTGCCGATCGTGCACCCCTCGCCGCTGAACGTCGGCTGGCATCAGCGCAACCCGTGGTTCGAAGCCGAACTCGTGCCCGAGCTGCAGCGGCTCGTCGCGCTCGCCCTCGAGCGCTGA
- a CDS encoding TetR/AcrR family transcriptional regulator C-terminal domain-containing protein, with product MALDTQQIVTEALALLDADGLDGVTLRKLAARLGVQQPTLYWYLPNKAALITAIADAILEPQFPELAPPAPDEAWQEWLIGVAERLRRALLAHPDGARIVSTSQSSLRMAAISELAISTLVARDVPLRQARLIVLTVEHFTVGHVLEEQTGPPAAGATQPDFDLEAFAEAHPTVVAGIAEYFHDGRTPDDLFRDCLDVIIHGAATTARPTS from the coding sequence ATGGCGTTGGACACGCAGCAGATCGTCACCGAGGCCCTCGCCTTGCTCGACGCGGACGGTCTCGACGGGGTGACCCTGCGCAAACTCGCAGCCAGGCTCGGCGTGCAGCAGCCCACCCTCTACTGGTATCTGCCGAACAAGGCGGCCCTGATCACCGCGATCGCCGACGCCATCCTCGAACCGCAGTTTCCCGAACTGGCGCCGCCGGCGCCCGACGAAGCGTGGCAGGAATGGCTGATCGGCGTGGCCGAGCGCTTGCGTCGCGCACTCCTGGCCCATCCCGACGGGGCCCGGATCGTCTCGACCTCGCAATCCTCACTGAGAATGGCAGCGATCTCCGAACTCGCGATCAGCACGCTGGTGGCCCGCGACGTTCCGCTGCGGCAGGCCCGGCTCATCGTCCTGACGGTGGAGCATTTCACGGTGGGCCACGTCCTGGAGGAGCAGACCGGCCCGCCCGCTGCCGGCGCCACGCAACCCGACTTCGATCTCGAGGCCTTCGCGGAGGCCCACCCGACCGTCGTCGCGGGCATCGCCGAGTACTTCCACGACGGTCGCACGCCCGACGACCTGTTCCGCGATTGCCTGGATGTCATCATCCACGGCGCGGCGACGACCGCACGCCCGACGTCCTGA